The Bacillota bacterium genomic interval CAGAGCCTTCGGGATGCCGGTGTACCCTTGATCCTGGTGGCAACGGGAGCGCCCTATGATGGTAATTACCTCTGGGGATTGAAGACCTTTATTGCGATGTACACTCCGACGGCGGAGGCTGTGGATGCCACCGCCAGGATCTTGTTGGGGGAGGCTCCTGCAAGGGGGAAGCTGCCGGTTTCCCTAGAATTTCCGTGATCTAGAAGGCAAAAGCGGCGATTTGCACCAGGCAGATCGCCGCTTTAGTTATTGGCTGCTATAGATTATGGAGTGATACTTCGATACAGCTCCAAGGATTTACGCAGGTACTCGGCGGCTGTCTCATCCTGGCCCAAGGCGGTGTAGGTGTCCGCCAGTTCCGAGTACAATTCTGCTTGCAATTGCTTTGAAGTCTGAGTTGAGTTCTCATCGCCTTCTAGCCCCTGCAGCACTGTTAGGCTGTCGGCGGTCTTGCCAGCTAGTCTTAGGTATTTACCCACCCGGACTCCAGCCTGGAGGGTTTGCTCGGGACCTTGGGCAAATTCTCGGGCCGTTTCCATCAGCTCTAAGGCCTCGGTGAAGTTCCTGTGATTGGCCGCGATTTCCGCCAGGAGCAAATGTCCCAGATAGGTTTCTTGGGGATACACCCAAAACTGGAGGGTATTCAAGGCATCCCGCAGTTGGCTCTCCATTCCCTCCACCGCTCCTAGGCGAATGCTGATATCCACCGAGAGAATTTGACACCTAGCTTCTTCCTGCTGATTGTCGATACCTTGATAAAAGGCTGCTGCCTTCGACAGAAAGCTCAGGGCTCGGTCCAAATCCCCTTCATCCCGATATAATAGGCCTATCTCCGTTACGACCTGTCCATATCTGACAAAGGTCTTGTACTGCAGACAGGTCTCCCAGGCCCTTTGCAGGCTTTCTAGGGCCTTGGCTGGTTCCTGTCTTTGGCGGTGAATTAGTCCCAAATGGAGCTGGGCAAAGACGCTCCAAAAGCCAGTATCGCCCTCTGTAGGCTCCAGCATGTCATTGGCCTTACTTAAGAGCTCTATAGCCTTGTCTAAGTGGCCTTGGGTATAATAGAGGAGCCCCGCTTCAATTCCTGCCTTCGCGGCGCTGTGGCGATCACAGACTGAAGCAAAGCCATCCATTGCTCGCAGATATTGGTCCAATGCCAGCTGGTAATTCTCCATCGCCGCCGCGGTACGAGCGATATAGGTGAGGATTCGACACCGCAGGTGGGTGGATTCAGTAGCGACTAGTTCCAGCGCTTCCTGGTAATATTGGTGCGCGTCCTGCGGCAGTTTGTTTTCCTCAAGTTTTTGGGCTAAGGTAATGAGATGGAAAACCTTTTCTGGAATTTGCGGAGTGGTAGTTGGTGTTGGGTCTTCGAGAAAATAACTAACGGGCTTTCCCAGTCGTTCTGCCATGATTTGCAGGCTCTTGAGAGAAGGTTTGGCGCTGTCCTTTTCAATCTGACTGATGAAACTTTTGGTAAAGTGCGGTTCAGCCAACTGCTGTTGCGTTAGTCCCTTGGCCTTGCGTAAAGCCCTTATTTTCTGTCCCAGTGTCTGTCGGGCCGACATAGCGTGTTCCCCCTTAATGGACAGCTATCGTTATATTTCACATTACCACATGGTGGGAAAGTGGTCAATTTGCAATGGATTGTTTTCCCTTCCATGTTAAGGTAAGATTAATTGGAATTAGCATACCGTTGACTTTTCTGGTAAAAAATTCAGTTGGAAGATGTGAGCTAGATGACTAGAGAGCTAAAACCAGATCAAAGCCAAGCACCCCTCTATGATGGGATTGTTGCCTATGCCAATTCCGCTGTCATCCCCTTCCATACCCCGGGACATAAATTGGGAAGGGGTCGGCAGATGCCCAACCTAATTCAGGCCCTGGGTACCAAAGCCTTGGCCATGGATGCCTCCGATGAGGTGGAGGCGATTGGGGTCGACCATGAGGTGAATGCTTTGCGGGCTGAGGCGGAGCAGTTGCTGGCAAAGGCCTATGGTGCTTCCCGAAGCTTTTTCCTCGTCAACGGGACCAGTCAAGGGATCCAGGCGGCCTTCTTAGCCCTGGGATCTGTCGGTGGGGCGGAGAAGTCCTTCCGAAAGGGTCATCGGGTATTGGTGCCTCGTAACAGTCATGTCAGTGTGTATCAAGGGCTGCTGTTGTCGGGATTAGAGCCGGAGTTCATCCCCTTTCGCTATGATGCTCAGTGGGGAATCACCTTGCCGCCGACCCCGGAGACAATTACCCAACGGTTGCAGGAAGGTGGCTCCTATCAAGGGGTTCTGGTCACCAGACCGGACTATGTTGGGCTGTGTCTGGATTTGGAACCTGTGGTGTCAGAGGCTCATCAGAGGAGAGTGCCGGTAATTGTCGACGAAGCCCATGGCCCCCATATGGCCTTTAGCTCGCTTTTACCGTCCCAAAGCCTTGATTTGGGAGCAGACCTTGTGGTTCAAAGTCCCCATAAGTTGGGCGGAGCCCTGACCGGCGGCTCCTACCTGCATGTTCGAGGGGGATATATTTGCCCCCAAAGGGTGGCCGATGCCCTGGCATTGATCACCAGTACCAGTCCCTCTCATCTACTCCTGGCTTCCTTGGATGAAGCTCGGAGGCAGTTGGCTACCACTGGCTCTCAGTGGCTCAAGGAGACGATAGAGTTGGCGGAATATGCCCGCCAGGCCATCAATCAGACGGGGGACTTGCGGTGTATGGATAGCCACCAGGCTCGCGCCTTGGCCGTGGACTATGACCCGACGAAGTTGTTGGTGGATGTCTCTGCTTTAGGTCTAAGCGGCAGCAGAGCCGAGGAAATACTGCGCCGGGAATTTGGGATCCAGGTGGAGATGGCTACCACCAATTGCATCCTGGCGCTAATCACCATTGGCGATACCCCAGAGACCGTTAACCAGCTGATCACTGCGCTTGGAAAGTTAAGGGGCTACAGGGCTCTCGGAGAGGAGGGCTCCCAAAGGCTCCAGGAGCAGACTCTGCAAAGTTGGCCCCAGCCCCAAGCCAGTGAGCTGTCGGCCCAGGGGGCATACTGGTCTGACAAGGAGCCGGTGGAGTACATCGCCAGTGTAGGTCGGATCGCCGCGGAGTGGGTGATTCCCTACCCTCCAGGGATTCCATTGTTGGCTCCAGGGGAACTGATTACCGTCGAGATTGTCGATTATCTCCAGGAGCTTCAGGCCTGTGGGGTGAGCATTAGGGGCCTATCGGGTCCTGACGGCAATTTGCTTCCAGTGGTTGTCTAGGGTACCATGGGTTGAGAAAGAAGCTTTTGGGGAAAATAATACCAAGTATTTCAGGAAAGGGCCACTATAGGGGGTGGATGTCGTTGCCGGAAAGGGAAGGACAAAGGGAACAAAATCTTGCGGAAACAAGGTCCTCACAGCAGCAGTGGACGACCACCGACAATTTAGTCGAGATGTTTGACGTTCTACCCCGAGAGATTAGGGAAAGACTGCAGGAGCTTCCCCGTCGGGAAGAGCTGGTAGAAATAATCTTGGATCTAGGGCGCAAACCGGAGGCCCGTTGGGCCGATAGCTGGGAGTACTTATCGGATACCGAGGTGACCAAAGCCGATTTGGAATACGTCCTGCAGCATATCGGTGAATTTGGCTCCGATAACCGGGCCGGAATTGAGCGCACCTTGCATAGAATATCATGCATTCGTAATCGTCAAAATGAAGTGGTGGGACTGACCTGCCGCATTGGCCGGGCAGTCTACGGTACCATCGATATCCTCCGGGATGTGATTGAAACGGGAAAGAGTGTTCTGTTGCTGGGGCGGCCCGGTGTGGGCAAGACCACGATGCTGCGAGAGGTGGCTCGGGTCTTGGCGGGAGAGTTTCAGCGCCGGGTAGTGGTGGTGGATACTTCCAATGAAATTGCCGGTGACGGTGATGTACCCCATCCTGCCATCGGCCGGGCCCGGCGGATGCAAGTGCCCTACGGCAAGGAACAGGCCAGTGTGATGATCGAGGCGGTGGAAAATCATATGCCGGAAGTGATCGTCATCGATGAAATCGGCACGGAATCGGAAGCTCAGGCCGCCAGAACTATAGCGGAGCGAGGCGTACAACTGATTGCCACAGCCCACGGCAACACCCTGGCCAACCTGGTGATGAACCCCACCTTAAGCGACTTGGTCGGGGGAATCCAAGCGGTGACTCTCGGTGATGAAGAGGCACGAAAACGGGGCTCGCAGAAAACGGTGTTGGAACGCAAAGCCCCTCCTACCTTTGACGCTGTGGTGGAGATTCAGGATAAGGATACTCTGGCCATCCATCCCGACGTGGCCTTTACCGTCGATATGTGGTTGCGGGGAGTTATGCCAGAACCAGAGG includes:
- a CDS encoding helix-turn-helix domain-containing protein, with the translated sequence MSARQTLGQKIRALRKAKGLTQQQLAEPHFTKSFISQIEKDSAKPSLKSLQIMAERLGKPVSYFLEDPTPTTTPQIPEKVFHLITLAQKLEENKLPQDAHQYYQEALELVATESTHLRCRILTYIARTAAAMENYQLALDQYLRAMDGFASVCDRHSAAKAGIEAGLLYYTQGHLDKAIELLSKANDMLEPTEGDTGFWSVFAQLHLGLIHRQRQEPAKALESLQRAWETCLQYKTFVRYGQVVTEIGLLYRDEGDLDRALSFLSKAAAFYQGIDNQQEEARCQILSVDISIRLGAVEGMESQLRDALNTLQFWVYPQETYLGHLLLAEIAANHRNFTEALELMETAREFAQGPEQTLQAGVRVGKYLRLAGKTADSLTVLQGLEGDENSTQTSKQLQAELYSELADTYTALGQDETAAEYLRKSLELYRSITP
- a CDS encoding aminotransferase class I/II-fold pyridoxal phosphate-dependent enzyme — its product is MTRELKPDQSQAPLYDGIVAYANSAVIPFHTPGHKLGRGRQMPNLIQALGTKALAMDASDEVEAIGVDHEVNALRAEAEQLLAKAYGASRSFFLVNGTSQGIQAAFLALGSVGGAEKSFRKGHRVLVPRNSHVSVYQGLLLSGLEPEFIPFRYDAQWGITLPPTPETITQRLQEGGSYQGVLVTRPDYVGLCLDLEPVVSEAHQRRVPVIVDEAHGPHMAFSSLLPSQSLDLGADLVVQSPHKLGGALTGGSYLHVRGGYICPQRVADALALITSTSPSHLLLASLDEARRQLATTGSQWLKETIELAEYARQAINQTGDLRCMDSHQARALAVDYDPTKLLVDVSALGLSGSRAEEILRREFGIQVEMATTNCILALITIGDTPETVNQLITALGKLRGYRALGEEGSQRLQEQTLQSWPQPQASELSAQGAYWSDKEPVEYIASVGRIAAEWVIPYPPGIPLLAPGELITVEIVDYLQELQACGVSIRGLSGPDGNLLPVVV
- a CDS encoding AAA family ATPase; translated protein: MSLPEREGQREQNLAETRSSQQQWTTTDNLVEMFDVLPREIRERLQELPRREELVEIILDLGRKPEARWADSWEYLSDTEVTKADLEYVLQHIGEFGSDNRAGIERTLHRISCIRNRQNEVVGLTCRIGRAVYGTIDILRDVIETGKSVLLLGRPGVGKTTMLREVARVLAGEFQRRVVVVDTSNEIAGDGDVPHPAIGRARRMQVPYGKEQASVMIEAVENHMPEVIVIDEIGTESEAQAARTIAERGVQLIATAHGNTLANLVMNPTLSDLVGGIQAVTLGDEEARKRGSQKTVLERKAPPTFDAVVEIQDKDTLAIHPDVAFTVDMWLRGVMPEPEVRQRTADGEYVVVQGAHEVPVLSDGDDDTNGILEPRASRHQDYVVDDPVGGHLVDTIDLGCDGPKVRIFPYAVSRNHLRRALQGLEDKIQIVNTLDEADLALTVKGQYRKMPKKLKEMHNHGLPVEVIRSNTFAQVQEFVRRLLHDRGSSAETEALVEAERAVHLVQLKNEPLVLRPQNAYIRRLQHQLIERAQLASTSVGEEPHRSVKVLPTSIADW